In one Nostoc sp. KVJ3 genomic region, the following are encoded:
- a CDS encoding sensor histidine kinase, which produces MLKLRKSWLKINPPRYAPIDKNHYSLKWRSRNFILLSILVILSLSISVTAIISYNLVKGLLLNSLKQQALLKTEQGQNDIDNWLAIRKTEIKTLANSAVVRSLDWPVMEPYLQSEVKRMQTFLLMALIAPDGALINTQGGRTSVKDREFFQRSMTGETVAADPIIGRTSTKLQIQISSPIPAKIGTKPAGVLMGGIEINRVVEVISDLHQGKGSYAFALNSQGVPIAHPDIRLIGTPEKAAQSFLNSPNSQLAKITQNMVTKRTNIELAQLDGKWNYVAYTPLQEANWSVALVVPQENIESPLQALNLLATVLGGLLVVGLIGAWRQVQLYEQIRDRALISSQQAQELSETLKELQNTQAQLIHTEKMSSLGQMVAGVAHEINNPANFIHANLNHASLYSQDILDLLKLYQQTYPNPTPEISDRAQDLDIEFLAEDLPKLMASMQVGTKRIRQIVLSLRNFSRLDEADMKFVDIHEGLDNTLMILNHRLTATPNQPEIQIVKKYGDLPLVECYAGQLNQVFMNVLANAIDAIEESLVKNQGKIQIRTDGTDDKQVIIQISDNGIGMSEEVKQRVFDYMFTTKPVGKGIGLGMAIAYQIIVEKHTGSIEVDSTPGCGTEFTIRIPLKSKN; this is translated from the coding sequence ATGCTTAAATTACGAAAAAGTTGGTTGAAAATTAATCCCCCACGGTATGCTCCAATCGACAAAAATCACTACTCATTGAAATGGCGATCGCGTAATTTCATATTATTATCAATTTTGGTGATTCTGTCCCTTAGTATTAGCGTCACCGCTATCATTAGTTACAACCTTGTCAAAGGACTGTTGCTCAATAGTCTCAAGCAGCAAGCGCTGTTAAAAACAGAACAAGGTCAAAATGATATTGATAATTGGTTAGCGATTCGGAAGACAGAAATTAAAACTCTGGCAAATTCTGCTGTAGTGCGATCGCTAGATTGGCCTGTGATGGAACCTTATTTGCAATCTGAGGTGAAGCGGATGCAAACATTTTTACTCATGGCGTTGATCGCGCCAGATGGTGCATTGATTAATACTCAGGGAGGTCGGACAAGCGTCAAAGATCGAGAATTTTTTCAACGCAGTATGACAGGTGAAACAGTAGCCGCTGATCCCATTATTGGGCGCACATCCACAAAGTTGCAGATTCAGATTAGTTCGCCAATTCCTGCCAAAATAGGCACAAAACCAGCAGGTGTATTGATGGGAGGAATTGAGATTAATCGGGTAGTTGAGGTGATTAGCGATTTACATCAAGGTAAGGGTAGCTATGCTTTCGCCCTCAATTCTCAAGGAGTTCCCATCGCCCATCCCGATATCCGACTGATTGGCACACCTGAAAAAGCTGCCCAGAGTTTCCTCAATTCGCCTAATTCTCAGTTGGCGAAAATCACCCAAAATATGGTAACTAAACGCACAAATATTGAATTGGCTCAACTAGATGGGAAGTGGAACTATGTTGCCTACACCCCGCTTCAAGAAGCAAATTGGTCGGTAGCTTTAGTTGTACCCCAAGAAAATATTGAATCGCCATTGCAAGCGTTGAACTTGTTGGCTACGGTTTTGGGAGGATTGCTAGTAGTTGGGTTGATTGGTGCATGGCGACAGGTGCAATTATACGAACAAATTCGCGATCGCGCCTTGATTTCGAGCCAGCAAGCCCAAGAACTCAGTGAAACATTGAAAGAATTGCAAAATACTCAAGCTCAACTCATCCACACCGAAAAAATGTCTAGCCTCGGACAAATGGTGGCTGGAGTCGCACACGAAATCAATAATCCCGCCAATTTCATCCATGCCAATCTCAACCACGCAAGTCTTTACAGCCAAGACATCCTCGATTTGCTCAAGCTTTATCAACAAACCTACCCAAATCCTACGCCAGAAATTAGCGATCGCGCCCAAGACCTTGATATTGAGTTTCTTGCAGAAGATTTACCTAAACTAATGGCATCGATGCAAGTGGGAACCAAACGTATCCGTCAAATTGTGCTGTCGCTGCGTAATTTCTCGCGCCTCGATGAAGCAGACATGAAATTTGTAGACATCCACGAAGGATTAGACAACACTCTCATGATTCTAAATCATCGCCTGACAGCCACGCCCAATCAACCAGAAATTCAGATCGTTAAAAAATACGGTGATTTGCCCCTAGTCGAATGCTATGCAGGGCAACTAAATCAAGTATTTATGAATGTTCTAGCCAATGCGATTGATGCTATAGAAGAGTCATTAGTAAAGAATCAAGGAAAAATTCAGATTCGTACTGATGGCACTGATGACAAACAAGTAATTATTCAGATTTCCGATAATGGTATTGGGATGTCAGAAGAGGTCAAACAACGAGTATTTGACTATATGTTCACTACTAAACCTGTTGGCAAAGGAATTGGGTTAGGAATGGCGATCGCTTATCAAATTATAGTAGAAAAACATACAGGCAGTATTGAAGTTGATTCCACCCCAGGATGTGGTACAGAGTTTACCATCCGTATTCCTTTAAAAAGTAAAAATTAA
- a CDS encoding AAA family ATPase translates to MNTAVKPMDRLLNYRISEQLYAGSRTLVYRAIRESDQLPVVIKLLQQEYPSFNDLLLFRNQYTIAKNIDLPGIVRPYSLEPYHNSYALVMEDFGGISLRDWMNERMRDKQYSLTEFLEIAIALSNILDGLYRHRVIHKDIKPANILINPETQQVKLIDFSIASLLPKETQEVHSPNVLEGTLAYLSPEQTGRMNRGIDYRSDYYSLGVTFYELLAGHLPFQSHDPMELVHCHIAKLPEELGGRGQGAGGRGEEEIPEVLCDIVMKLMAKNAEDRYQSALGLKFDLEKCLSQLQETGEIKSFKLGERDICDRFIIPEKLYGRQGEVESLLNAFERVSQGSTEIMLVAGFSGIGKTAVVNEVHKPIVRQRGYFIKGKFDQFGRNTPFSAFVQAFRDLIRQLLSETDAEFEQWKCKILSALGENGQVMIEVIPELERMIGKQPPAPELSGSAAQNRFKSLFLKFTQVFTAKEHPLAIFIDDLQWADSASLNLMHLLMSEADIGYLLLIGAYRDNEVNPVHPLMLTLAEIQKLGATVNTITLAPLDQTSVNHLVADTLSCTLALAAPLTELVLSKTKGNPFFSTQFLKALHQDRLITFNFEGGYWECDVAQVRSLALTDDVVEFMTIQLEKLSIETQKVLKLAACIGNKFDLATLAIVHEKSQMETAADFWQAVQDGLIIPTNEVYKFYQDSSLVISDLQRTNDRGQITGYKFLHDRIQQAAYSLIPDNQKQVTHLHIGRLLQQATTGNERDEKIFAIVNHLNQGVALISDEQEQQELVELNLAAGRKAKNATAYAAALEYFNTGISILTANCWQSQYNLALILYEGATESAYLCTNFEQMEHLAEVVLNHAQSWLDRANIYNIKIQACIAKNQQLEALRLAREVLKHLEVDLPDKPTPADIEQALRHTQTLLKDRAIESLLELPQMTAPEKKAAMVILSTIISAAFQAAPDLLPLIVLAHVDLSVQYGNAPESTHGYVMYGLTLLVVLGDIEAGYGFGQMGMKLLQHIHAPELTAKTIFAFNNFLRHWQEPAKDTLEGYLRAYSSGVEIGDIQYVALSLLGYSLTAYLTSQELSSLRQTMEAHRQVMQQLRQDTYLQKQSIYYQAVLNLLETTPQPDRLYSEHYNEDEMIQLHLKTNDVTALYQIYVNKLLLSYLFQRYEQALENANLTEQYLSAGKGLIHVPIFYFYDALVRLAVYPTASETEQISIIERVTNHQEKLKKWADYAPSNQAHRYALVIAEKCRVLGAKAEAIEYYDRAIAQAKENEYLNEEAIANELAAKFYLEWGKERIAQEYLINAYYCYTRWGAKAKVDDLEQRYPRLLAPILQQTRSPIANIDSITTFHSSTNKSTSSSSASVMLDLATVLKASQTLSSEIELDKLLTKLLQVVIENAGADKCALLLLKEGRLLVEATAEVGQQSRVLQSIFVEDSADVPHSLIYVVKRSFQPTVILDARVHPALIADPYIIRQQPKSLLCTPILYQGKLLGILYLENNLITGAFSSDRVEILNLLCTQTAISLENARLYQHAQSTLENLGQTEQFLRLIIDNIPQSVFWKDCNSVYLGCNHNYAQTWGLGVPEDVIGKTDYDLPWTREQSDFFVARDRRIMESGEAELNIIETVQQLDGKQKWSNTNKIPLKDREKNIFGILSTSEDITERQQAQQLLQQQKQQLEEALQELQMMQLQLVQAEKMSALGNLVAGVAHEINNPIGFIAGNLEPAKNYVKDLFGLINLYQENFPNPGSDIQDEIDAIDLNYLREDLPKLLDSMKLGVQRIRGISTSLRTFSRADKDYKVPFDIHEGIDSSILILRHRLKANENRPAIEIVKNYGKLPLVECFAGQLNQVFMNLLANAIDALEQYNTERSLEAILANPNRITIQTRLLESGQQILIKIADNGVGMSPEVKERVFDHLFTTKPVGKGTGLGLAIARQIVVEAHGGSLSCISELGQGTEFVIQISTQQE, encoded by the coding sequence ATGAATACAGCAGTTAAGCCTATGGACAGGCTTTTGAATTATCGAATTAGCGAACAACTTTATGCAGGTTCTAGAACCTTAGTTTACCGGGCAATTCGAGAGTCCGATCAACTTCCGGTTGTAATCAAACTGCTTCAGCAGGAGTATCCCAGCTTCAACGATCTGCTGCTATTCCGCAATCAGTATACGATCGCTAAAAATATCGATCTACCTGGTATTGTTCGTCCCTACAGCCTGGAACCTTACCACAACAGCTATGCCTTGGTGATGGAGGATTTTGGCGGTATTTCCCTCAGAGATTGGATGAACGAAAGAATGAGGGATAAGCAATATAGTTTGACAGAGTTTTTGGAAATTGCGATCGCTCTGAGCAATATTCTTGACGGACTCTATCGCCATCGGGTTATCCACAAAGATATTAAACCTGCCAACATCCTGATTAACCCGGAAACTCAGCAAGTCAAGTTGATTGATTTTAGCATTGCCTCTCTTTTACCTAAAGAAACCCAAGAAGTTCACAGTCCTAATGTCTTGGAAGGGACTCTCGCCTACCTTTCCCCGGAACAAACCGGGCGGATGAATCGCGGAATTGACTATCGCAGTGATTACTATTCTCTTGGCGTTACCTTCTATGAATTGCTGGCTGGACACTTACCCTTTCAGTCTCACGATCCGATGGAGTTGGTTCACTGTCATATTGCAAAGCTTCCAGAAGAATTGGGAGGCAGGGGGCAGGGGGCAGGGGGCAGGGGGGAAGAAGAGATTCCTGAAGTTCTTTGTGACATTGTGATGAAATTGATGGCGAAAAATGCTGAAGACCGCTATCAGAGTGCATTAGGGCTGAAATTTGATTTAGAAAAATGTTTGTCTCAGTTGCAGGAAACTGGAGAGATTAAATCTTTTAAATTAGGGGAACGGGATATTTGCGATCGCTTCATCATCCCAGAAAAGCTTTACGGTCGGCAAGGCGAAGTTGAAAGTTTATTGAATGCCTTTGAGAGAGTCAGTCAGGGAAGCACTGAAATTATGTTGGTAGCTGGCTTCTCTGGTATTGGCAAAACTGCTGTGGTTAACGAAGTCCACAAGCCAATTGTCCGACAACGGGGTTACTTCATTAAAGGTAAATTTGACCAATTCGGGCGCAACACCCCTTTCTCTGCCTTTGTGCAAGCCTTTCGAGACTTAATCAGGCAACTGCTGAGTGAAACTGATGCTGAATTCGAGCAATGGAAGTGCAAAATTCTCTCTGCTTTGGGTGAGAACGGACAAGTGATGATTGAGGTGATTCCAGAACTGGAAAGGATGATTGGCAAACAGCCTCCAGCGCCAGAACTCTCTGGGAGTGCGGCACAAAATCGCTTCAAATCGCTGTTTTTGAAATTTACTCAAGTCTTTACAGCCAAAGAGCATCCATTGGCGATCTTTATTGACGATCTACAATGGGCAGATTCTGCTTCTTTAAACTTAATGCACTTGTTAATGAGCGAAGCTGATATCGGCTATCTACTATTAATTGGTGCTTATCGAGATAATGAAGTTAATCCGGTGCATCCCCTGATGCTGACTTTGGCAGAGATTCAAAAGTTAGGCGCTACAGTCAATACAATTACCTTAGCTCCTCTCGATCAAACATCTGTCAATCATTTGGTTGCAGATACATTGAGTTGCACACTAGCGTTAGCTGCACCGTTAACAGAGTTGGTATTGAGCAAAACCAAAGGTAATCCTTTTTTTAGTACCCAGTTTCTCAAAGCGCTACATCAAGATCGACTAATTACATTTAATTTTGAAGGTGGTTATTGGGAATGTGATGTTGCTCAAGTGCGATCGCTCGCCCTGACTGATGATGTCGTAGAGTTTATGACAATTCAGCTAGAAAAGTTGTCAATAGAAACTCAAAAAGTTTTGAAATTAGCGGCTTGTATCGGAAATAAATTTGACTTAGCGACACTGGCGATCGTCCATGAAAAATCCCAGATGGAAACAGCCGCAGACTTTTGGCAAGCTGTCCAAGATGGTTTGATTATTCCTACGAATGAAGTCTATAAGTTTTATCAGGATTCGTCATTAGTCATTAGTGATTTGCAAAGGACGAATGATCGAGGACAAATAACAGGTTACAAATTTCTTCACGATCGCATTCAGCAAGCTGCCTATTCACTAATTCCTGACAATCAAAAGCAAGTTACTCACTTACACATTGGGCGTTTGCTGCAACAAGCGACGACTGGAAATGAACGAGATGAGAAAATTTTTGCGATCGTCAATCATCTCAATCAAGGGGTGGCTTTGATTAGCGATGAACAAGAGCAACAAGAACTTGTAGAGTTAAACCTAGCGGCGGGACGTAAAGCCAAGAATGCAACGGCTTACGCAGCAGCTTTAGAATATTTCAACACAGGTATTAGTATACTTACGGCTAATTGTTGGCAAAGTCAATACAATCTTGCTCTGATCTTGTATGAAGGAGCAACTGAATCAGCTTACCTCTGCACCAATTTTGAACAGATGGAACACTTAGCCGAGGTTGTGCTGAATCATGCCCAATCATGGCTAGATCGGGCAAATATCTACAACATTAAAATTCAAGCTTGCATTGCCAAAAATCAGCAACTAGAAGCCTTGCGACTAGCACGGGAAGTCTTAAAGCATCTGGAAGTGGATTTGCCAGATAAACCTACCCCAGCAGACATCGAACAGGCACTCAGACACACCCAAACCTTACTCAAGGATAGAGCAATAGAATCTTTGCTGGAATTACCCCAAATGACCGCACCAGAGAAAAAAGCGGCAATGGTTATTTTGTCCACAATTATTTCTGCTGCCTTTCAAGCTGCCCCAGACTTATTACCTTTGATCGTTCTTGCTCACGTTGATTTATCTGTGCAATATGGGAATGCACCAGAATCGACTCATGGCTATGTGATGTACGGGTTAACATTGCTTGTTGTCTTGGGAGATATTGAGGCGGGCTATGGCTTTGGACAAATGGGGATGAAACTGCTGCAACACATCCATGCGCCTGAGTTAACCGCTAAAACCATTTTTGCCTTCAACAACTTCCTGAGACATTGGCAAGAACCTGCTAAAGATACTCTAGAAGGGTATCTAAGAGCCTATTCGAGTGGAGTAGAAATTGGTGATATTCAATATGTCGCCCTCAGTCTTCTTGGCTATAGCCTCACTGCCTATTTAACCAGTCAAGAGTTATCATCTCTGAGACAAACGATGGAAGCTCATCGCCAGGTAATGCAGCAACTGCGCCAAGATACTTATCTCCAGAAGCAAAGTATTTACTATCAAGCTGTACTCAATCTGCTAGAGACTACGCCCCAACCCGATCGCTTGTATAGCGAACATTATAATGAAGATGAAATGATTCAGCTTCACCTCAAAACCAATGATGTGACAGCACTATATCAGATTTATGTCAATAAACTGCTCCTCTCGTACCTGTTTCAACGCTATGAACAGGCATTAGAAAACGCCAACTTAACGGAACAGTATTTAAGTGCAGGGAAAGGACTCATACACGTTCCAATTTTCTACTTCTACGATGCACTAGTTCGATTAGCGGTTTACCCAACTGCCAGTGAGACAGAGCAAATCAGCATTATAGAACGGGTAACAAATCATCAAGAAAAACTCAAGAAGTGGGCAGATTATGCACCGAGCAATCAGGCTCACCGTTATGCTTTAGTTATCGCCGAAAAATGTCGAGTTTTGGGGGCAAAAGCCGAGGCAATTGAGTATTACGATCGCGCCATTGCTCAAGCCAAAGAAAACGAATACCTGAACGAAGAAGCGATCGCTAATGAACTCGCAGCTAAGTTTTATTTAGAATGGGGCAAAGAACGCATTGCTCAAGAGTATTTGATTAATGCTTACTATTGTTACACTCGCTGGGGCGCTAAAGCCAAAGTCGATGATTTAGAACAACGTTATCCACGGCTTCTAGCTCCAATTTTGCAACAGACGCGCTCGCCGATCGCCAATATTGACAGCATTACTACCTTCCACTCCAGCACTAATAAATCAACGTCTAGCAGTAGTGCATCAGTAATGCTAGATTTGGCAACAGTTTTAAAAGCCTCTCAGACTCTCTCTAGTGAAATTGAACTGGATAAATTACTTACGAAGCTGCTGCAAGTGGTAATTGAAAATGCTGGCGCAGATAAGTGTGCGTTACTACTGCTCAAAGAAGGTAGATTGCTAGTTGAGGCAACTGCGGAAGTTGGGCAGCAATCAAGGGTGTTACAGTCCATTTTTGTGGAAGATAGCGCAGACGTTCCCCATAGCCTAATTTATGTCGTTAAACGCAGCTTCCAACCTACCGTCATCCTTGATGCAAGAGTGCATCCGGCGTTGATAGCTGATCCCTACATCATTCGTCAACAGCCCAAAAGCTTACTGTGTACGCCGATTCTCTATCAAGGTAAACTGTTAGGGATTTTGTATTTAGAAAACAATCTGATTACTGGGGCATTTAGCAGCGATCGCGTCGAAATTCTCAATTTGTTATGTACTCAAACTGCAATCTCCCTAGAAAATGCCCGACTTTATCAGCATGCACAAAGTACCTTAGAAAATCTGGGACAGACGGAACAATTCTTGCGGTTAATTATTGACAATATCCCCCAGTCTGTTTTCTGGAAAGACTGCAATAGTGTTTATTTAGGCTGTAACCATAACTATGCTCAAACTTGGGGTCTAGGAGTACCAGAAGATGTTATTGGTAAAACAGACTACGATCTTCCTTGGACTAGGGAGCAATCAGATTTTTTTGTAGCGCGCGATCGCCGCATCATGGAGTCTGGAGAAGCGGAACTCAACATTATCGAAACTGTGCAGCAACTAGACGGAAAACAAAAATGGTCAAATACAAATAAAATTCCTTTAAAAGATAGAGAAAAAAATATTTTTGGGATTCTTAGCACCTCTGAAGACATCACAGAACGCCAGCAAGCACAACAATTATTGCAACAGCAAAAACAACAATTAGAAGAAGCTTTGCAAGAACTTCAAATGATGCAGTTACAGTTGGTACAAGCTGAAAAAATGTCTGCTCTTGGTAATCTAGTAGCAGGTGTTGCTCATGAAATCAACAACCCTATCGGCTTCATTGCTGGTAACTTAGAACCAGCCAAAAATTATGTCAAAGACTTGTTTGGACTAATTAATCTTTATCAAGAAAATTTTCCTAATCCCGGCTCAGATATTCAAGACGAAATTGATGCTATCGACCTGAATTATTTACGCGAAGATTTACCTAAATTACTGGACTCAATGAAATTGGGTGTTCAGCGTATCCGCGGGATCAGTACCAGTTTGCGAACCTTCTCCAGAGCAGATAAAGATTATAAAGTTCCCTTTGATATTCACGAAGGCATTGACAGCAGTATTCTGATTCTTAGACATCGTTTAAAAGCCAATGAAAACCGTCCAGCAATTGAGATAGTTAAGAATTATGGCAAACTCCCCCTAGTAGAATGCTTTGCTGGACAACTTAATCAGGTGTTTATGAACTTGTTAGCAAATGCTATTGATGCACTTGAACAATACAATACAGAACGGAGTTTAGAAGCGATTCTTGCCAACCCCAATCGCATTACTATTCAAACTCGTTTATTAGAGTCCGGTCAGCAGATTTTGATTAAGATTGCCGATAACGGTGTGGGGATGTCACCGGAGGTCAAGGAACGAGTATTTGACCATTTATTCACCACCAAGCCTGTAGGAAAAGGCACTGGATTAGGATTAGCGATCGCTCGGCAAATTGTGGTAGAAGCGCATGGTGGTTCCCTCTCCTGCATTTCCGAACTTGGACAAGGCACAGAGTTTGTCATTCAAATTTCTACTCAACAAGAATAG